The genomic segment CTGTCATGCCGATTCCTTTCTAGTGTGCCTAAAAATCAATCACAGCGGGAAAGATTCTAATAGCCCTAAAAACTCAATTTGTGAAGATGCTATGACGCCTTAGCTGAGCTACCCCAATGGGTTGAGCTAACCAATCGCCGAGCGTTTCCGCTTGTTAAGTCGAAAGAAAATAAAATACCCGAGATAAACAACGTAAATCCCTAAACCAATTAAGCCCAGAATACCCAAAAACCATTCCCGTGTGGTGGGATGGAGCAGAGCTTTGTAGGCGATCGGCGGTTGCAGCCATGCAAGACAGAGAGACTGCCCGACTGAGCCTGCCACAATCGCGTCGCTGGACATGAACGCACATTGTACAACAGGCAATTGCAAGACTGCACCTACCAGGCAGTAAACCGACACAGCCCATCGCCAAGCCGTAAATCCTAACTTCAAGACATTGTTGGGCTGATCCCGCACTTCATCATTCAAATCCACCCAAAACCACAGCGAAATGGGGATCAAAATGCGTGCAAACCAGCCCGAAATGAAGCCTAGAGGGATCACGCCAATGAGTAAATAGGTACTAATCAGCAAGAGGCTCGCCACTCGCCAATAGATCACCATCAGACGCTGAATCGCATCCGCTTGTTGGATGAATGCCCCAATCAACAAAACTAATGGAATCACCACTGCAAACAAGACAGCAAGGCGATAGTCCATCCAGATCAGTGAAGTAACCCAAGGTGCCATAATCTACCGACGTGATATCAACTCCCTACGATAACACCATCCCAAGGCGAGGGAGGGAGCAGGCAAGCAAATTCTGCTGAACGCTTCTAGGCGAGCCTTCAAAATTACTTATCGATCGCTGAACCAAGGGGCAACCTCGCGACCGATCACAGACCCCTTAGAAACACAGACCCCTTAGAAACACAGACCCCTTAGAAATGATCTATCGATACAATAGACAGCACCCACGGATTTAACAAACAAAAATGTAGAACCCATGGGCGC from the Alkalinema sp. FACHB-956 genome contains:
- a CDS encoding DUF3177 family protein; the protein is MAPWVTSLIWMDYRLAVLFAVVIPLVLLIGAFIQQADAIQRLMVIYWRVASLLLISTYLLIGVIPLGFISGWFARILIPISLWFWVDLNDEVRDQPNNVLKLGFTAWRWAVSVYCLVGAVLQLPVVQCAFMSSDAIVAGSVGQSLCLAWLQPPIAYKALLHPTTREWFLGILGLIGLGIYVVYLGYFIFFRLNKRKRSAIG